The DNA segment ATTTTATTACTtggagtttttattttgttaaatacGAGTATGTATAGAAAGATGATGGAAGATAATAATTTGTTCTTAATCTTTCTCAATTATTCATCTCTTTTTGTAAATGTTTGTGCATTTTTTCAACCCTATTACTTCAACAATAACGTGCTACTTAATCTTCGAATTAAGTACACACCATATGTTATTCTCTTGAGATTTGATGAATGAAATAAGGAGAGAATGAAATAAAGGTACACCCCTTGAAGCTAGCTTTCAGCTGCTCCACAGAGGGCTCAGCATGAAGCTGTGAGATCAGCcatcaaaagaaataatagCACACCCCAAAAATCCATGGCCAAGTTGGAAACGGTGCCAAAGAAGAAGCTGCTTGTTCCGGATTCCCACGGCATGTCATGAGAATGGGACAGGGAAAGCTGGTGGCCAAACCTACCAGAAGGAGAAAAAGGGTGCCCCAATTCTCACAGTAGAGGCGAATAAGCCAATTTGACCTTGTTGGCTTTTGCTTCCACAGCTGCCCTCACCTTCCATTGCGAAAATGCTAGGTTGGAGATTTTTTTTGTCCATTTGTTCCATCAATAGCTTGATTGGAGAAGCAATCAGTGATGGTTCTTGAAGTTTTTAGACCCTCCCCGCTTAAAACTTCTTCAATTCCCTTTCAAATGTTAGGTGTTAAACTCCCGTTTCCAAATGTTAAGTTTAAGAGAGtatgttagaaaataaaattgagtagataaaaaagtttccaataaaaaaaataatttgatttaattagtttctaaaagtcaatagaaatatTTTAGTTTGAGTAATTCAGTCACATTTTATTACTtggagtttttattttgttaaatacGAGTATGTATAGAAAGATGATGGAAGATAATAATTTGTTCTTAATCTTTCTCAATTATTCATCTCTTTTTGTAAATGTTTGTGCATTTTTTCAACCCTATTACTTCAACAATAATGTGCTACTTAATCTTcgaaacaaatataaaaaagatgGTTAGTTATGGTTATGATGGTTTTTGCCCTTCTCATTAAATTTGAtagatgattaaaaaaaaaaactcttcatcAGTTAATCCTATTTACGAGCAGAAATTATATggaatttgaaagtaaaaaaatatatagttaagCTTCCATTGTTGATAATCTTGTCGtatgaaatttaattacaaaGTCCCATTGGAGGATATATTAAACTTGTTCAACATCAGTGTCTGATTTTTGGTTTGAAATAGACTTTCTGTTAAGGGTCATCGTTGAATGGTGGTTGTAGAGTTGATCCATTATTGACTTGGTAAGTTGAGTACTCCACTTGTGATGTGGAGTCACCATATCACAAACACTACAACCCCACCATgatcttttccttcttttgttttttctctccATGTGATTCTGCAAGAAAAACTTTCCCTACTTTAAGTTCAACCAGCTTAACCATCGTAGAGATGCCTTGTCTTTTTTACTTTGTCCAGAAAATTACACTTTTCTATTAAATTTTGTGGTAAAAAATCGCACTAACATCACATCACATCACAGCAGCCCTTCTGTTTCTGTGTTGTACGTTACTGGAAAGTGGTTGATGATTTTCCCACATACATTGAATTCTCTGTCATGTAGGGGTTGCAAACTTAATTAAGCTAAGTCTTAACTTTCTACAATAATATTCCATTAGATCGACAATTATACAATAATGGTCCTTATCAAGTGAGttaaagaattaataaattaaagtgaCACTTGATAAAACTAAAAACTTAGGctatgtttaatttttagaaaaaaaattaggaaaaaaaaaaaggaaaataatttttttgggattGGTTTTGCGTCAaacatatgaaagaaaattaaatataattaaaattattaaaaaaatgtatgattttaaattatataatctttatataaaaaagtcaAATTAGTAAAATAAGCTTTAAATAGCACATAAAAActatatatcaaatttaaatctaatttttattttctttcattttttttcttttaattttatttcctttgcattttctttcgaaccttccaaaaaccaaacatagtcttaataGTTAATTgtgtaaaatgatttaatacGAGTTTTACTAAATTTCATGAGTTGAaacttattattaaatttttactttaaatgttaaaattgcttaataaattaaattataaacttttgAAACTTCTATATTCAACATATTCTCTTATATTAAGCAAAGGGCTTAAGAGAAACAAGAAAGCAAGATGCAATTGTGATAGAAAATTAATGAGAAATTGAAATAGAGTTAATTTTAGGAATAATTGTGCTTGAGGGGTGGTTGAGATTGATAATTGACCCGAAGGACGTCATGTAAAGAGTGATGTTAACAACATCTGCCTAATTGGTATTATACAAACTACAAATCCTTCAAAGCAATTATTTCACTATGTTTTTTGTgcccaatatatatatatttgatagagACAAATTATTAGGTCTCATAGGTTCAAAACATAATTGTCTCTTAAAATTCAACCGCCCAAGATACTATCTTGAATTCCATAAAGAtgatctttttaatttattagttgaAAAGGACTATCTTGAATTCAGTAAAGGcgatatttttaatctattactTTAAATGTCCATTTCAACTAGAGTACTAtgataaaaacacttttaacctATAATGTTTTTCTTAGTAACACTTTAATTAGAAATACTTACACTAAGACGTGATGTTTggatataaagaaaaattatttttatagtaatttgGTAATATGTTATGTAAGGAAcatttgaaagaaagaaaaaaaaacctcatgTGAGGACTAATTCAAGGATGGGTTCAAGTGATTTTCTCAAGTTTTTTAgtgtaatttttaaaactttaccaataattttattttgtcagATATAACACATTTATAATGTAGAAATACAGTCCtgatcatggttttaaaaatcggaccgAACTGGCCTATCTGACCTCTAGCCGGTCACGATTCAAGTCCAGTCCGACCAATTAAATCGAAAAGTGATCGAACTGAAATTGTACCGCTTGAACCGGCGGTCCGATTGGCGAACCAGACAAACCGACCGGTTCCCTCTGAACCGTCTGGttcaaccattttttatttttttagttattctcATCCCCCTCCCCCACCTAGAGCATCGTCCACCGACAATGGTACCTCCACTGTCGCCTGTATCATCGTCCCATCGACAGCATATCCCCAACATTAGAAACCCCACTCCTTGCGTCGCACGATCGAAAGCCCCCCACCGTGTGCTGGAAATCCCCCCCACCCAGCACCGCGCGCTGGAAACCTCCCAACCCCACCCCAAAATGGCTGCAAATCCCCATCGTCGGCCCCCGCTTGTAAAGCCCCATCGCTCCCCACCATCCCCCACCCCTGACAACATGTTGAAAAGCTCCCACAATTGAAAAATGTAGTTGTTCAAGCCAcctttgacaaaaaaaatccGTACTTGGCTGAAGTAATGAAGTCCAACTCCCTATCAAAGTGTTTTGAGGCAGGTTATGTGTGATTGGTGGATGAATCTTTAGCTGAAGAAGAAAGATGGAAGACTTGGAAGTGTTCCAAAAAAGTTAGATGATGCGTTGGAAACGGGAAACCTCccaaattttaatgttttatatttaatttcttaaatttttttattgattataattGTAGTggtatgtttaatatttatttttttgtttttgttttatttattacacattgaaattttaattgattgaaattattgaaaatgttaGGTGATTGACATCTACAtgtaaaaaattttgtgaaaaaacttaACAAATATAGTAGatattatcaaaatttagatagaatttattatttttatttattattatttttttaattttaataatatataaaatatatatttatgacgtcactgGTTCGACCGCTGGTCCGACCAGTGAATCGTGAACCGATGACTTTTTCGATTCAATGACCGGTCCAATTATGAAAACATTGGTCCTAATACTTGTCcaatcataaaaatgaaaggGAAACACTATTGTAGGGTTGCTTCCAAGGAGTGGCTGTTATGAAAGGAGGGATAAATCCAAGCATCCATTAACACCTCCACAAACTAGAGTCCCATATATCTGTCTAATAAGACAACTCTTAAGGTATCCTCCTCCATTTTCCAATGGCCAAATCAATCCCCTCTCCTCTCTATGAAAAAATCCCCCAGAAAAACACACTCCATAGAGCCTTGGACCTCACCATCTTCTTCCTTCTCCTCTCTCTCCTTGCTTATCGTCTCCTCTCCCTCAAAAACAATGGCCTCACTTGGCTCGTCGCCTTCCTCTGTGAGTCATGGTTCACCTTTCTTTGGGTTCTTAACTTGAGCTCCAAATGGAATCCTGTGTCCTACAAAACATACCCTGAACGCCTTCTACAGTGTCATCGGTATCCAATTATATCTTCTCTTAGTAAAACTCTTCACGTGCTTTGGCGTTTTTTTATGccttcaatttttatatataactaTACTCATGATTTTCTGAACAGGGTTGATGAGCTTCCTCCAGTGGACATGTTTGTGACAACTGCAGATCCCATCCTGGAACCTCCTATCATCACTGTAAACACTGTCCTCTCCCTGCTGGCGGTTGACTATCCAGCTAACAAGCTTTCTTGCTATGTGTCCGATGATGGGGCTTCCCCTCTCACCTTTTACGCTCTCCTTGAAGCATCCAAGTTTGCCAAGCTTTGGGTTCCTTTCTGTAAGAAGTATGGTATTCAAACTAGAGCTCCCTTTAGATACTTTTCCAGCGAGTTGGTCTCATCCCATGATAATTCAATGGACTTCCTAAAagaatatagaaaaattaaggTACGCTCACTATTCCTAGTTGGAACTATAAGAGGAGattaatcatattaatatttccTCTCTATCATTGTACAGTGATGCTTTGATAAAAGCTTTTACAGATATCTGCCTTACGCTTAAGCAATTTTGTTTCTCTTCATCTCTTTTAGGAAGGATACCAAGAGCTTGGACGAAAAATTGAAGATGCAGCCCTAAAGTCAATGCCGTATGAGCTTAGTACTGCAGAGTTTGTTGCTTTCTCAAATGTAGAAAGGAGAAACCATCCGACCATAATCAAggtatgtttatatatatacaccatCATTAATTCTATATCAAAACAAGCAACCACTTAGAGCAAATCATAAGAGATTAAAGTGACTGTATAGTTTGAAACTAATTGTTTTGGGTTTTTCTCTATCATTGAAAAGTAACTTCTttggaattaataaaaaatagtcatATTACAAAAAGGTTTCATCTATTTGTACTTTATGTGTGTCATTTCTTTGTACTTATTATCATTTTActgtaaaataatatttcattcaGTGATGTAGATTTAGTTGCATGCATCAAAGGTTGGTTGAGATTAAAAGTTCAGTATACTAAATCGAATAAGCTTGGCATGAACTCATCTTAAGGCGAAATAgcattaaattttttcaaaagcataaGGATTTAAATATTTTCCCCGTGGATTAGTATTTAAAGAACAGAAAAATGCATCCAATTTAAAAGATATTACTTTTTGGCTAACATTGAGAGAGCGAGTGGTGGTAAAGGACGTATTTGACAATATTTCTATAACAATGAATGGTGATTTTTGTAGGTTATATTGGAGAACAAGGAGAGCAGCTCTGATGGGTTGCCACATCTAGTCTATGTATCCAGAGAGAAGCATCCCAAGCATCCACACCATTACAAAGCCGGTGCCATGAATGTTCTGGTAAGGAAGCCCCTTGAATTGGTATAATTACTGATATTCCTTCTTTTCCCCTAATTGTTTCATGATAAACAGACCAGAGTCTCTGGAGCTATGACAAATGCTCCTTTCATGCTGAACGTAGACTGTGATATGTACGCCAACAATCCACAGATTTTTCATCATGCAATGTGTTTGCTCCTCGGTTCCAAGAGTGAACAGGACTGCGGGTTTGTTCAGTCTCCACAAATGTTCTATGATGTAGTAAAGGACGACCCACTTGGAAATCAGATGGTAGTTTTGTTTAAGGTATGCCAAATTTCAATAGTGAAGAGCGATCTCTTCCATACTATAGAGCACACCTAGTAGAAgcctctttcatttttcttattaattaatGTGTTTTTCTGAATTAGTATGTGGGAAGTGGGATAGCAGGGCTTCAAGGACCTCTGTATTCTGGAACGGGATGTTTTCATCGAAGAAAAGTTATCTATGGGTCATGGCCGGATGGCAGGATGGAGATTAAAGGAAGAAATGGTATGCAGTCAACTTTTCCACGGTCATTCTTCACTTTATTTATGtaccattttaattttcttagtgGGATCTTAAAATGTGCTATGAAACTAAGCATTACAGTTTTCTCTACTTTTTGGTAGGAAAATTAACCGATGAGAGATTAGAAAAAACATTCGGAAATTCAAAGGAATTCACAAAAACAGCTGCAAGGATTTTATCAGGGTTGAGCGGGATTTCGGATTGTCCATATGATCTTTCGAATCGGGTTGAGGCAGCATACCAAATTGCAAGTTGCAGCTATGAGTATGGAACTAGCTGGGGCACAAAGGTGAGTTGCCAATAGTTAGAACAAGAAGAATAGTATC comes from the Vitis vinifera cultivar Pinot Noir 40024 chromosome 12, ASM3070453v1 genome and includes:
- the LOC100260280 gene encoding cellulose synthase-like protein H1 produces the protein MAKSIPSPLYEKIPQKNTLHRALDLTIFFLLLSLLAYRLLSLKNNGLTWLVAFLCESWFTFLWVLNLSSKWNPVSYKTYPERLLQCHRVDELPPVDMFVTTADPILEPPIITVNTVLSLLAVDYPANKLSCYVSDDGASPLTFYALLEASKFAKLWVPFCKKYGIQTRAPFRYFSSELVSSHDNSMDFLKEYRKIKEGYQELGRKIEDAALKSMPYELSTAEFVAFSNVERRNHPTIIKVILENKESSSDGLPHLVYVSREKHPKHPHHYKAGAMNVLTRVSGAMTNAPFMLNVDCDMYANNPQIFHHAMCLLLGSKSEQDCGFVQSPQMFYDVVKDDPLGNQMVVLFKYVGSGIAGLQGPLYSGTGCFHRRKVIYGSWPDGRMEIKGRNGKLTDERLEKTFGNSKEFTKTAARILSGLSGISDCPYDLSNRVEAAYQIASCSYEYGTSWGTKIGWLYGTTTEDILTGMRIHARGWKSTDCRPDPPAFLGCAPSDGPAALTQQKRWATGLLEVLFSKNSPPIATFTAKLQFRQCLAYMWIISWGLRPIPELCYLALPAYCIMAGSHFLPKVHEPAVLIPISLFVSYKFHTLFEYYGAGFSIRACLNNLMMGRIITVTSWLFGFLSVILKLLGLLETVFEVTKKDLYTTPGEGSDKDAGGFTFDGSLIFVPATTLLLVHLMALVTALLGLFDHVGIESRIGEIICSVWVVLCFSPFLKGLFGKGKYGIPTSTICKSAALALLFLACTITVRK